Within the Magnetospirillum sp. ME-1 genome, the region CTGTCGGCGGTCGAAACGGTGTATCCCAAGATCAATTCCACCATCGAGGCGGCAGCGCTGTGCAAGATGGCCGATCGCGGCCAGATCACCGGCGCCCAGCTGGACGGTCCGCTGGCCTTCGACAACGCCATCAGCGAGGAGGCGGCCAAGATCAAGAAGATCAACTCGCCGGTGGCGGGCCGCGCCGACATCCTGCTGGTGCCCGACCTCGAGGCCGGCAACATGCTGGCCAAGCAGCTGTCCTATCTGGCCGACGCCGACGCCGCCGGCATCGTGCTGGGTGCGCGGGTGCCCATCGTGCTGACCAGCCGTGCCGACAGCGCCAAGGCCCGCCTGGCGTCCTGCGCCGTGGCCGTCCTGTTCGCCCATGCGCGCCGCGCCAAGGGCGCGGTTGCCGCGCAGTAATATAAGCCCCTCGCCGGGCGCGGGCCTTAAGCCCGCTTGGCCGCCGCCGCAATGGCGGCTGGTCCCGGTGAGCAGGCCTCAACGGAGTTTGGGACATATGCGTGAAGGCATCCTGGTCATCAATGCCGGTTCGTCCAGCATCAAGTTCTCGCTGTACATCTCCGAAGGCGACGATGAGCCGCTGCTGTCGTCCAAGGGACAGGTGGAGGGCATCAACGTCGCCCCCCATTTCATCGCCAAGTCGCCCGACGGAATGGTCCTGGCCGAGGACCGCTGGCCGGACGAGCCCAATCTCAGCCACGAGGCGCTGTTCAAGCACATGATCGGCTGGATCGAGTCCCATCTGGACGGGGCCGAACTGAAGGTGGCCGGGCACCGTGTGGTGCATGGCGGCTCGCTCTATTCCCATCCGCTGCTGATCAACGACGACCTGATGGCCGAACTGGAGCAGCTGGTGCCGCTGGCGCCGCTGCACCAGCCCCACAACCTGGCCCCCATCCGGGCGCTGGCCAAGGTCCATCCCGGCCTGCCCCAGGTGGCGTGCTTCGACACCGCCTTCCACCGTTCCAATCCGTGGGTGGCCCAGACTTTCGCCCTGCCGCGCGCCCTGACCGGCGAGGGCGTGAAGCGCTACGGCTTCCACGGCCTGTCCTACGAATACATCTCGCGCCGGCTGGCCAAGCTGGCGCCGGCCCAGGCCCGCGGCCGGGTGGCGGTGGCCCATCTGGGTTCGGGTGCCTCCATGTGCGCCATCAAGGGCGGCAAGAGCGTGGCCTCCACCATGGGCTTCACCGCGCTGGACGGCCTGCCCATGGGGACGCGGACCGGCACGCTGGATGCCGGCGTGGTGCTCTATCTGCTGCAGCAGAAGGGTATGACGCCCAAGGAAATCGAGAACCTTTTGTACAAGCAGTCGGGCCTGCTGGGCGTGTCGGGTCTCAACAACGACATGCGGGTGCTGCTGGAAAGCTCGGAGCCCCATGCCGCCGAGGCGGTGGAACTGTTCACCTACCGCATCGCCCGCGAACTGGGGTCGCTGGCCGCCGCCATGGGCGGGCTGGACGCCCTGGTGTTCACCGCCGGCATCGGCGAGCATTCGCCCCCGGTGCGCGCCAAGGTCTGCCAGCTCTCGGAGTGGCTGGGCATCCGCCTCGATGCCGAGGCCAACGAGGATGGGGGCGCCGAGCTGATCAGCGCCATGGACAGCAAGGTGGCGGTCTGGGTGATTCCCACCGACGAGGAGATGATGATCGCCGAGCACACCCGCGAGGTCTTGTGGAGCTTGCGCGACTAGAGTGCGATGACGACCTCTAGGCTGAAGACACTACATATGGTATGGCTATTGTGCTTCTGGTCAATTCCCTTGGGAAATGGCACAGTGACACCATGACACCCAACCAGCCGGGACCGATAAGGCATGCGTAAGCTGAAGATTTCCATCGGACACCATGTCCTGCACGTCGATCTCTACGATACGGGAACGGCGGATGCGATTCTGGCGGCGGTGCCGTTCGAGGCGCGCGCCGCCATCTGGCAGGGCGAGGTCTATTTCCAGGCCCCCGTCCACGCCGACCGCGAGGATCATGCCCGTGACGTGGTCGAGGCGGGCGAGCTGGCGTTCCGCCACGAAGGCGAATCCATCGTCATCGGCTATGGCCCGACGCCGTGCTCCGAGGGCGACGAGATCCGCCTGGCGGTTCCCGCCAACATCTTCGGCCGCACCGCCGACTCGCTGGCCTTTCTGGCCAAGGTCGAGGCGGGGGAACTGGTCCGGGTCGAAGCGGCGGCGGAGTAGGCTATGCCGCTCCGGTCCGCACTGCGGGTTTTTAGCATTTCCCTGATGATGGCGGGACTTTCGGCCTGTTCCGTCGTTGAACTGGCTGCCCATGGCGTCAAGGAATGGGACAAGCGCAGCCAGGGCGGGCAGCAGGGCGAGGCCCAGCCCGTGTCCCAGCCCCAGGCCCAATCCCGGACCGAGGAGGAGCCGCCGCCACCGGCCCGCGCTCCGGCCTCGCCCTCGGGCCGCTCGTCGGTGACCGTCGAGGAACTGCCGGCCCGGTAGTCCTATTTCCGTCCGCGTTCGATCTCGATGCCGACCGAGGCGGCCTCGGCGTAGACGTCCAGCTTTTCCACCCGGATACGGGCGGTTTCAACCCGTTCGTCGGCAAGGCACAACTCGGCGATCTTTTCCGCCAGGGTTTCCACCAGATTGATGTGGCCCTCGGCCAGCATGGCCTTGATGCCGTCGATCACATCCTCGTAGGACACCACGTTGGCGATGTCGTCGCTCAAGGGACCTGCCTGCTCGAGCACGCTCATGTCGACGTTGATGCGGACCCGCTGGGGCGCCAGCAATTCGTGGGCATGGATGCCGATGGAGCATTTCAGCACCAGATCACGGACCAGGATGCGATAGAGGCGGCGGACCGGCGCTTCCTGCGGCTTGGTCTCGTCTTGACTGCGGCTCACGAACACTTGGATATTTCCTCAGGGGAGGGAAAGCAGGGTCATAGCGCTTACCGTGCGCGGCGCGCAAGTGGTCAATGACCGCCGGCCCGGCATGAGGCGCAATGATTCGGCCAGGTGCGGAAAGGAATGTCCTCGGCGAAGATGCCCAGCGCTTCCAGTGCCGAGCCCGCCGGCAGCCACTGCTTCCCCACCTTGATTCCACCGCATTCCGGGCAAATGTCGACGCTGAGCGGCTCGGCGCGGTGCCGCCGGAGAAAGGCGGTGCTGTCCTGGCGATCCTCGACGATGGGGCGGCTGGAGAAACGGATGCGGTCGTCGCCGATGGGCACCATGGCCATGGACATCACCCGCCGGGTGTGGAAATCGTCACAGCGGAAGGTGAAGCACTGGCCCACGCCCGTCCGCCGGGTCTGGGTGATCAGGGCACGGTAGACGTCGGCGATGTTGCCGTTACCCAGCAGATCCCAAAGGGTGCGGCCAAGGGCGGGATGCCGGCTGCCTCCGCCCGCCCAGCCCGGGCTCATGGCGACGACGCGATCCTGGCCGCAAATCTCGTAGGTCAGGATATTGGCGCCATCGGTTTCAGGACATTGAACGCTAGAGCCCATAGGCATATTCCATTGGTCTGTAGGTAGATACCACGGGATGTGGTCGCGACCATGGAACGCTGCAAGGTCATAGAGTCAAAAGAGGACCGATCCTGCGGACATCATCGGCCATGGGCAGGCGGCCCAACAGGGTCTCGACGCTGGCGGCCAGGGCGGGATGCAGGCATGGCCCGGCGATCTCGGCCAGGGGGGCCAGGGCGAAATGGCGTTCATGCAGGCGGGGGTGGGGCAGGGTGAGAATTTCGTCGTCCATCACCACATCCCCATAGAGCAGAATGTCGAGGTCGATCAGGCGCGGTCCATAGCGCACCGACGCCACCCGGCCCAACTGGTCTTCCATGCGCTTCAGGCGCGCCAGCAGGTCGTGAGGTGACAGCGTTGTGACCAGGGCCACGGCCATGTTGAGGAAGGCCGGCTGGTCGGTGACGTAGAGCGGGGCCGTCTCCCAGACCTGGGAGCAGGCGGAAACGGTGCCGAGCGTGGCGAGCGCTTCCACGGCGGCGCGCAGATTGGCGGGCCGGTCGCCGAGGTTGGTGCCCAGGCCGAGATGAACCAATGTCATGGTGGAGTGTCAGGCGATGATGTCGGGAATCAGCAGGTTTTCCAGCCGGGCGATCTCGTCCTTGAGGTGCAGCTTGCGCTTCTTCAGCCGCTGCAGGCGCAGCTGATCGAACGGCGCCTCGTCGGAAACGCGGGAGATCACGTCGTCCAGGTCGCGGTGCTCGGTCTTCAATTCCGCCAGCTGGCGGCGGACTTCTTCAAGGTTGTCATCGATCATGGAACTGGACGAGGCTAGGATTTAAGTGGCTGGAGGGTAGCAGAACTCGTCCGGAAACGGTATGGGTAAGGTAGGATAAAGAGGAGGTTGGGGTATGGCGGCCAAGCGTATCGGAATTCTGACCAGCGGCGGGGACTGCGCCGGATTGAATGCGGCCTTGCGCGCCGTCGTTCATCGCGCCATCCGCAATTACGGCTGGCAGGTCTTCGGTATCCGGGACGGCAGCCTGGGACTGATGGACCGCCCGCTCAACTTCGTCGAATTCGACCTGAAATCGGTCAATGACGAGATGCTGCGCCTGGGCGGCACTATTCTGGGCACCATCAACAAGGGCGACCCCTTCGCCTATCCCATGCCCGACGGGACCAAGAAGGACCGTTCCCAGGACTTCGTCGACGGCTACAAGGAACTGGGCATCCAGGCGCTGGTGGTGATCGGCGGCGACGGTTCCATGCGCATCTTGAACCAGCTGTGCCGCCAGGGCGGCATTCCCATGGTCGGCATTCCCAAGACCATCGACAACGACGTGGCCTGCACCGACTACGCCATCGGCTTCGCCACCGCGCTCAACGTGGCGGGCGAGGCCATGGACCGTCTGGCCCCCACGGCGGCCAGCCATCATCGCGTGATGATCCTCGAGGTGATGGGCCGCGACGTCGGCCATATCGCCATCAATGCCGGTATCGCCGGCGGCGCCGACGTGGTGCTGATTCCCGAGATTCCCTACACCCTGGAAGGCATCGCCAGGAAGATCGCCGAGGTGCGCGAAGAGGGGCGCAACCATGCCCTGATGGTGGTGGCCGAGGGCTGCAAGACCGAGACGGGCCAGGCGGTGACCCAGTTGCAGAGCGGCGGCCAGGCCCGCTACGGCGGCATCGGCCAGTACCTGGCGGCCCGTCTCGCCGAGACGGTGGAGGCCGAGACCCGCGTCACCGTCCTGGGTCATGTGCAGCGCGGCGGCATGCCCGCCATGCGCGACCGCATCATCGCCTCGGCTTTCGGCGTCCATGCCGTCGACCTGATCGCCCAGGGCAAGCTGGGCCGCATGGTGGCCTGGCAGCACGGCCAGGTGGTCGATGTGCCCATCACCGACGTGGCCGGCATCACCCGGGCCATCGATCCCTACGGCACCCTGGCCCAGACGGCGCGCGGCCTGGGCATCTATATCGGCGAGATGTAGGGAGCTACTCCCCCCAGCGCCGGATGGTGCCGCAATCAAGCCCGAACAGGTCGAGCATGCGGCCCACGCTGTGCTCGACCATGTCGTCCAGGCTTTGGGGCTTGGCGTAGAAGGCCGGGACGGGGGGGGCGATCACCGCGCCCATTTCGGAAAGCTGCAGCATGGAGCGCAGGTGGCCGGTGTGCAGCGGCGTCTCGCGCACCATCAGGACGAGGCGGCGGCGCTCCTTCAGCGCCACGTCGGCGGCCCGGGTCAGCAGCGAGGTGGTCACCCCGGCGGCGATCTCGCTCATGGAGCGGATGGAGCAGGGCGCCACGATCATGCCGAGCGAACGGAACGAGCCCGAGGCCGGGGCGCCCGCGATGTCCTCGGCCTTGTACCACCTGCTCGCCAGGGCGCGCACCTGGGCCACCTTCAGCCCGCTTTCGTGGGACAAGGTCACCTCGGCGGCCCGGCTCATGACCAGATGGGACTCGACCCCGAGGCGCCCCAGCATCTCGAGGGTGCGGATGCCGTAGACCACGCCCGAGGCTCCACTAATTCCTACGATCAGGCGGGGCGGGGGGGCGTTCAAGGCGGTTAATCCTCGTGGAGGTATGAGGTTGGAGTAAGAACCTTAGTCCAGGAGGATGGGCAGGGCAATTTCCCTGCTGACAATTCCGTGACAGGAGGAATAAGATTCCAAGGTCACCCACCCCATAGGGAGGACCGTAATGAGCCTTCATGACCGTGTCGAGTCCTTGAAAGCCAAGCATGCCGCTCTGGAAAACGCCATCGAGTCGGAAACCAGACGCCCGCTGCCGGACAATACCCAGATCCATGATCTCAAACGCAAGAAACTGCTGATCAAGGACGAGCTGAGCCGAATCGGCTCCGGACCTCACTAAAGGAAGGCGATCGAGGGGCCGGGTTTTCCCGGCCCCTTATTTCATTCGGCCGCCTGTTGCCGAATTCACAAATTGCAGCATTCGCAGCCGCGGGGCGGAAAAAGGCGAACCTTGCGAATGGGTGAGGATCGCTCGATAACCTGTTGTGAAAAAATGTGAAAACATTGTTTGCGCGGGCCTTGCCAAAATGGTTTAGCGCCCCTGCAATGCACCTTTGCAAAATTAGCCTGATTACGGCATTCTCCCGCTCAGACGGAGGGGCGAAAAGCCCCCCATGGGAGTGGCAAAGCAGAGGACCTGTCCGACATGACGAACGCATACCAGCAAGCCTATGACAAGTCGCTGAAGGACCCGGAGGGGTTCTGGGGGGAAGCGGCCAAGGACATTCATTGGTACAAGACCTGGGACAAGGTCCTGGACGATTCCAACAAGCCGTTCTATCGCTGGTTCGTCGGTGCCGAGACCAACACCTGCTACAACGCCGTGGACCGCCATGTGGAGCAGGGCCGGGGCGAGCAGACCGCCATCATCTATGACAGCCCGGTCACCCAGACCAAGCGCAAGATCTCCTACGCCGAGTTGAAGGACCAGGTGTCGCGTCTGGCCGGCGCCATGGCCGCGCTGGGCGTCACCAAGGGCGACCGCGTGCTGCTCTACATGCCCATGATCCCCGAGGCGGTGGTCGGCATGCTGGCCGTGGCCCGTCTGGGCGCCATCCACTCGGTGGTGTTCGGCGGCTTCGCCCCCACCGAGCTGGCCACCCGCATCAACGATGCCAAGCCCAAGGTGATCCTGTCGGCGTCCTGCGGCATCGAGGGCTCGAAGGTGCTGCCCTACAAGCCCATGCTGGACGAGGCCATCGCCATCTCCGAGCACAAGCCGTCCAACACCATCATGTTCCAGCGTCCCCAGGCGGCCGCCGTGATGGACAAGGCCGGCGACCTCGACTGGGTCGAGGTCTGCGCCAAGGCCAAGCCCGCCGATTGCGTGCCGGTGAAGGCCACCGACCCGCTGTACATCCTCTACACCTCGGGCACCACCGGCCAGCCCAAGGGCGTGGTCCGCGACAACGGCGGCCACATGGTCGCCCTGATGTGGTCCATGAAGTACGTCTACAACATCAAGCCGGGCGAGGTGTTCTGGTCGGCCTCCGACGTGGGTTGGGTGGTCGGTCACTCCTACATCTGCTACGGCCCGCTGTTGAACGGCTCGACCACCGTGGTCTACGAGGGCAAGCCGGTCGGCACCCCCGACGCCGGCGCCTTCTGGCGCATGATCGCCGAGTACAAGATGGCCTCGCTGTTCACCGCGCCCACCGCCTTCCGCGCCATCAAGCGCGAAGACCCCAACGGCGAGCTGATCAAGAAGTACGACCTCAGCAGCTTCCGCGCCCTGTTCCTGGCCGGCGAGCGCTCGGACCCCGACACCATCAACTGGGCCCGCGACAACCTGAAGGTCCCGGTGGTCGATCACTGGTGGCAGACCGAAACCGGCTGGGCCATCGCCGCCAACTGCTTAGGGTTGCATGAATTCCCCATCAAGCCCGGCTCGCCCACCAAGCCCGTCCCCGGCTGGGGCCTGGAAGTGCTCGACGAAGGCCATCAGCCCTGCGAGGCCGGCAAGGTCGGCTCGCTGGTGGTCCGCCTGCCGCTGCCCCCCGGCGCCCTGCTCACCCTGTGGAACGCCGACCAGCGCTGCATCGACAGCTACTATTCGGAATTCCCCGGCTGCTACAAGACCGCCGACGCCGGCATGATCGATGAAGACGGCTACGCCTACGTCATGGCGCGCACCGACGACATCATCAACGTCGCCGGCCACCGCCTGTCCACCGGCGGCATGGAAGAAGTGCTGGCCAGCCACCCCGACGTGGCCGAATGCGCCGTCATCGGCGTCGCCGACCAGCTGAAGGGCCAGCTGCCGCTGGGCTTCATCTGCCTCAAGGCCGGCGTCACCAAGCCCCACGACCAGGTCATCGCCGAAGTCGTCAAGCTGGTGCGCGAGAAGATCGGCCCCGTCGCCGCCTTCAAGACCTGCACCGTCGTCAATCGCCTGCCCAAGACCCGCTCGGGCAAGATCCTGCGCGGCACCATGCAGAAGATCGCCGACAACCAGGACTTCAAGATGCCCGCCACCATCGACGATCCCGCCATTCTGGACGAGATCGGCGAATCGCTGGAAAGCGTCGGCTACGCCAAGGCCCGCAAGGAATCCGTGGAGTAAGCAGCTCTCTGTTACCCCCTCTCCCGCCTGCGGGAGAGGGCAGGGGTGAGGGCACGGCCCCCGGAGCAATCCGGGGGCCGTTGTCGTTGGGGAGGGGGAAAGGAAGGAAGGGCGAAGGGACTCGTCCCTTCGCGCATCCCTGGTCCTTTTCTATCCCCCCCAATCGTCATGCCCGGACTTGATCCGGGCATCCATGCCTGTCCGCCCAGACAGCCCCGCCCGTTTGCACGCTTGCGGAAGAGGGAAGCGCGGGGATGTGCTGGTTGAACACAGAAGCACAGAGAATAAGAACTGTCACCCTGAGCCCAGCGAAGCATCTTTCAGCCTGAAGCCGCCGCTGCCTGAAAGACCCTTCGCGACGCTCAGGGTGACAGCTTTCCCGGTTTTATTCCTCTGTGCCGTCTCTGTGTCTCTGCGTCTCTGTGGTTTATCCCCGGCAACCGCCCGGCCAACCCTCCGGCCCTCATCCCTCCTTGCCAAGCCCCCCGCCCTCGGCCAAGCTTACTCTTCAAGGGGGATGACATGGCCGACGAAGCACTCAAGAGGCGTCTTGAAGACGCCGCCGCCACCGGTAAATGGGCGACCTTTACTTCCGATGACGTGATTCCCGCCGCGTGGATCCGTGACTTTGCCCTCGCCGAAAATGGCCATCCCAGGGGGCTGAGAATCAAGGGCGCCACCATCCAGGGGCGTCTGGACTTCGAGGATTGCACCCTGCCGCGCCCCCTGTGGCTCAGTGCCTGCGCCATCGCCGATGGGATTGTTTTACTGCGGGCCAAGGCCGTGGTGCTGGGATTTTATGACTGTCCCCTGATCGGCGGGATCGAGGGTGGTGATTTCAAGGTCGATAATTCCCTCTTCCTTCGTGGCTCCACCATCAAGGGACGGGTCTTCCTGATCGGCGCCAAGATAGGCGGTGATCTTGATTGTGTTGGCGTCACTCTCGATGGTGGAAGAGGCGGCGCCTTCGAAGGCGAGCATCTAGAGATCAAGGATGGGATGTTCTTGCGCGACGGATTCTCAGCCAAGGGTGTTGTCAATCTCAGTCATGCCAGGATCGGGGTTTTGGTCGATGAGGCCGCTTGCTGGCCTGACTTGATCCTCAGTGGCATGACTTATGACAGCATCGGTCCTGAATCTCCCCAGACGGCGGAAGATCGCCTGCGATGGCTTGGTCGGCGGAAAAATACCGACAAATTCGATCCCCAGCCCTATGAGCACTTGGCCAAGGTGCTGAAGGCTACGGGCCATGATGGCGAGGCGCGCAAGATTCTCGTGGCAAAGGAGAATGAGCGGCTGCGCAAGGGGGAGATGGGGTGGCTCCACCGTCTGCTGTGGGCCATGTACGGGGCGATCAGCGGCTATGGCTATCGCCGATTCCGGCCTCTCATTTGGATGGCCGTGATTATCGCCCTCGGTGGAGGTGTGTTTCACTGGGCCAAAGGGGAGGGCGTGATGGTGCCCGCCAAGGAGCGGGTCTATATCTGGATGGCGGATAAGAAGGTTCATCAGCCGCCATCGCAATATCCCCGGCTCAATCCCCTGATTTATTCCGCCGACCTTTTCCTGCCATTCGTCGATTTGGCCCAGGACAGCTACTGGATGCCGTCCAGTGTCGGCAAATGGGGGCGTTGGGTAACGTTCTATATGTGGGGGCACATTGCCATGGGATGGATTGTATCCGCCCTATTCGTGGCCGGCGTCACCGGGCTGGTGAAGCGGGAGTAGGGGGGCTCGAACCGATGGGACCAAAGGGCCTCGGGCCCTTTGCGGGTGTGGGCGGCGCCCACGAGGGGCTTTTCAGCTGGCCCACACCGTCATTTCTTTTTCGTCG harbors:
- a CDS encoding acetate/propionate family kinase — protein: MREGILVINAGSSSIKFSLYISEGDDEPLLSSKGQVEGINVAPHFIAKSPDGMVLAEDRWPDEPNLSHEALFKHMIGWIESHLDGAELKVAGHRVVHGGSLYSHPLLINDDLMAELEQLVPLAPLHQPHNLAPIRALAKVHPGLPQVACFDTAFHRSNPWVAQTFALPRALTGEGVKRYGFHGLSYEYISRRLAKLAPAQARGRVAVAHLGSGASMCAIKGGKSVASTMGFTALDGLPMGTRTGTLDAGVVLYLLQQKGMTPKEIENLLYKQSGLLGVSGLNNDMRVLLESSEPHAAEAVELFTYRIARELGSLAAAMGGLDALVFTAGIGEHSPPVRAKVCQLSEWLGIRLDAEANEDGGAELISAMDSKVAVWVIPTDEEMMIAEHTREVLWSLRD
- a CDS encoding cyclophilin-like fold protein, whose translation is MRKLKISIGHHVLHVDLYDTGTADAILAAVPFEARAAIWQGEVYFQAPVHADREDHARDVVEAGELAFRHEGESIVIGYGPTPCSEGDEIRLAVPANIFGRTADSLAFLAKVEAGELVRVEAAAE
- a CDS encoding dihydroneopterin aldolase; protein product: MSRSQDETKPQEAPVRRLYRILVRDLVLKCSIGIHAHELLAPQRVRINVDMSVLEQAGPLSDDIANVVSYEDVIDGIKAMLAEGHINLVETLAEKIAELCLADERVETARIRVEKLDVYAEAASVGIEIERGRK
- the folK gene encoding 2-amino-4-hydroxy-6-hydroxymethyldihydropteridine diphosphokinase, with product MTLVHLGLGTNLGDRPANLRAAVEALATLGTVSACSQVWETAPLYVTDQPAFLNMAVALVTTLSPHDLLARLKRMEDQLGRVASVRYGPRLIDLDILLYGDVVMDDEILTLPHPRLHERHFALAPLAEIAGPCLHPALAASVETLLGRLPMADDVRRIGPLLTL
- a CDS encoding YdcH family protein, which translates into the protein MIDDNLEEVRRQLAELKTEHRDLDDVISRVSDEAPFDQLRLQRLKKRKLHLKDEIARLENLLIPDIIA
- a CDS encoding ATP-dependent 6-phosphofructokinase, translated to MAAKRIGILTSGGDCAGLNAALRAVVHRAIRNYGWQVFGIRDGSLGLMDRPLNFVEFDLKSVNDEMLRLGGTILGTINKGDPFAYPMPDGTKKDRSQDFVDGYKELGIQALVVIGGDGSMRILNQLCRQGGIPMVGIPKTIDNDVACTDYAIGFATALNVAGEAMDRLAPTAASHHRVMILEVMGRDVGHIAINAGIAGGADVVLIPEIPYTLEGIARKIAEVREEGRNHALMVVAEGCKTETGQAVTQLQSGGQARYGGIGQYLAARLAETVEAETRVTVLGHVQRGGMPAMRDRIIASAFGVHAVDLIAQGKLGRMVAWQHGQVVDVPITDVAGITRAIDPYGTLAQTARGLGIYIGEM
- a CDS encoding UbiX family flavin prenyltransferase codes for the protein MNAPPPRLIVGISGASGVVYGIRTLEMLGRLGVESHLVMSRAAEVTLSHESGLKVAQVRALASRWYKAEDIAGAPASGSFRSLGMIVAPCSIRSMSEIAAGVTTSLLTRAADVALKERRRLVLMVRETPLHTGHLRSMLQLSEMGAVIAPPVPAFYAKPQSLDDMVEHSVGRMLDLFGLDCGTIRRWGE
- a CDS encoding YdcH family protein; the protein is MSLHDRVESLKAKHAALENAIESETRRPLPDNTQIHDLKRKKLLIKDELSRIGSGPH
- a CDS encoding propionyl-CoA synthetase translates to MTNAYQQAYDKSLKDPEGFWGEAAKDIHWYKTWDKVLDDSNKPFYRWFVGAETNTCYNAVDRHVEQGRGEQTAIIYDSPVTQTKRKISYAELKDQVSRLAGAMAALGVTKGDRVLLYMPMIPEAVVGMLAVARLGAIHSVVFGGFAPTELATRINDAKPKVILSASCGIEGSKVLPYKPMLDEAIAISEHKPSNTIMFQRPQAAAVMDKAGDLDWVEVCAKAKPADCVPVKATDPLYILYTSGTTGQPKGVVRDNGGHMVALMWSMKYVYNIKPGEVFWSASDVGWVVGHSYICYGPLLNGSTTVVYEGKPVGTPDAGAFWRMIAEYKMASLFTAPTAFRAIKREDPNGELIKKYDLSSFRALFLAGERSDPDTINWARDNLKVPVVDHWWQTETGWAIAANCLGLHEFPIKPGSPTKPVPGWGLEVLDEGHQPCEAGKVGSLVVRLPLPPGALLTLWNADQRCIDSYYSEFPGCYKTADAGMIDEDGYAYVMARTDDIINVAGHRLSTGGMEEVLASHPDVAECAVIGVADQLKGQLPLGFICLKAGVTKPHDQVIAEVVKLVREKIGPVAAFKTCTVVNRLPKTRSGKILRGTMQKIADNQDFKMPATIDDPAILDEIGESLESVGYAKARKESVE